The Nitrospinota bacterium sequence CCCAGCCTTCTCCCCACAGGGGAGAAGGGGATTTTTTATCAATCATCCGCCGACGGCTTTTTTGCCTTCCAGTTTTTTCATCAGCCGGACTACGGCTTCGGACACATCTTTGACGCTGATATCTTCCAGGCAATAGGGTTTGTTGTGCGGCGAGGGTTTGCATTCCTTGAAAAATTTCTGCCGACAGGGAGAGCATTCGAAGTTTTTGGTCACGATTTCCTGTTTCGCCTTATCTATATAAGGCCCGCTGGTGAGAGAACTCCCCGGACCAAATATGCCCACCAACGGAGTGCCCACCATGCTGGTGAGGTGCATCATGCCACTGTCGTTGCCAATGAACAGGTGACTTTTCTCCAGAAGCGCGGCCACTTCCCGCAAGTCCATATTCGGCGGTACGGGAACCACATGCCCAGGAGAAAACTTTCGTATCTGCGCCAAGAGGCCCGCATCTTTTTCGTTGCCTAGAAGAATGATTTTGACAGGATACTCCTTGACCAGTTTCTGACACAGTATTCCAAAACGTTCTGAATGCCAGCCGCGTTGCGGCTTGGATGTCCCCGGATGCACCACGATCAACAACTGGTTCTTCTCCCAGCCTGAACGGGACAGGAATTCCTCCACGAACTTATCTTCCCCGTTTTTATTTAACGGCAGGAATTTTTTTTCGTCCGGGTCAAGTTTAAGTGGCTCCATCAGATCAAAAAAATAATCGACCCGGTAGGCGGTCCTTTTGGCAAGAGAGGTGACGGAAACCGGGTGGGTCAGGAAAATTTCCCGGCCTTCGGTATTATATCCCAGCCGGTTTTTGACCCCGGCAAGAGACATCATAAACGCAGTGTGGATCGAGTTGGGAAACACGATTCCAAGATCAAACCTGTATTTTCTAAGTTTTCGTGCAAACCGCAACCCCGCCAGATAACCGCCTTTCGACTTGGAGGGAATCTGGATCACGGTGTCCACCGCCGGGTGGGCCATCAGGATCTGGTCGGCTGGAGCCTTTACCACCGCCGTTATGCGAGAATGGGGATATTTTGCGCGCAGGGACTGCAATGCGGGCAATGCCAGAATGACATCGCCGATCCAATTGGGCATCCACAAAAGGATATTATGGAAATTCTGTTCGTGTAATGGTTTTTCCTCAGGCTCACTCATCGCGTTATTGGCCTTTTTATAAAAAAACTCATACCGTTTTTGCTTTGTCCTCAGGTCATCTGGCACGCCGGATGGTCGCGCCCAGCTGGACTAATTTATTTTCCATCGCTTCATACCCCCGGTCAATATGATAGACGCGGGATATCACCGACTCTCCCTTCGCCGCCAGTGCCGCCAACACCAGAGACGCGCTCGCTCTCAGGTCGGTCGCCATCAAGGGAGCGCCGGACAACTGCCCGACTCCTTTGATAATGGCGGTGCGCCCATCCAATGTAATTTTTGCTCCCATGCGCCTGAGTTCCGCCGCATGCATGAATCGGTTCTCAAACACATTCTCCACAATGATACTCTGCCCGTCCGCTAAAGTCATTAACGCCATCATCTGAGCCTGGAGATCTGTTGGAAACCCTGGGTGTGGCTGGGTCTTTATGTCAACCCCCTTAAAGGAATTTCCTCCTTTGACCCGGATGCTGGTGCCACTGATTTCTACACACACTCCCGCTTCCTGTAATTTGTGTATGAGCGGTTCCACATGTTGAGAAATGCAGTTGGTGATTTCCACGTCTCCGCCAGTGATGGCCGCCGCAATCATGTAGGTTCCCGCTTCTATACGGTCGGGGAAGACCCTGCACTCGATAGGTTTGAGGCCACTGACTCCCTGAATGGTGATGACATCCGTTCCCTGACCTTCAATTTTAGCGCCAGACTGGACCAAAACATCGGCCAGAAAAACAACTTCCGGTTCCTTGGCGGCATTTTCCAGCACAGTTTCACCCTCGGAAAGCACTGCGGCCATCATCAGGTTGACTGTTCCAGTCACCGTCACCGTATCAAAATAAATATGCTCGCCCTTCAATCCTTTTCCAGCGGTTCCGTGGATGTAACCTTGAACCAGTTCGATATCGGCTCCCATCGTCTGCAATCCCTTGATGTGCAAATCCATGGGACGCGCACCGATGGCACAGCCGCCGGGCAAAGAAACTTTGGCTTTCCCCAGACGGGAGAGAAGCGGACCCAAAACCAAACAAGACGCGCGCATGGTCGATACCAGCTCGTACGGAGCTTCCGAATTGTTCACTCCGGAGGTATCGATTATCAGGGTGTCGCCTTCAAAGCTTTCCAGGCGGGCGCCAAGTTCTTCAAGCAGGCGGATCATGGTGGTGACATCGCGGACACGGGGAACGCCTTCAATCACATTCCTGCCTGCCGTCAACAGGGTGGCGGCCAAAATGGGCAAGACCGCATTTTTAGCTCCGCTGATCGCGACCTGTCCTGTAAGCCGCCGTCCACCTGCAATGATGAGTTTATCCATTTTTACGTTTCCGTGCAGAAACCACCCGTTCCACTCCTGTGTAATCCAAAGTCACTTGCGGCGTCTGATAGCCGCCATACTCTGCAAAAAGAGATCGCACCGCCGGTGCCTGCTGGTCACCAACTTCTAAAAACAAAGCCCCGCCTTCGATCAAATGGGTTAAGGCCTCTGGCAGAATGCGTTTATAAAGTTCCAATCCTTGCTCGCCACCATCAAGGGCCCGTTTCGGCTCAAAATTTTTAACATCGGGCATTAAAGATTCCATTTCTCCATCTTCAATATATGGGGGATTTGAAAGAATGGCATGAAAGGGACCCTTCAGATCACAGGTAAACAAATCGCCCTGGACAAACTTGATACGGTCCGCCACGCCATGAACCCAGGCATTGGTCTGGGCAACCTCCAGGGCCGGTGGAGAAATATCAACCGCCGTCACCTGCGCATTGGGAAGCTCTCTTGCGGCCACAACGGCGATGTTTCCTGAACCGGTGCCGATGTCCAAAATTTGCAGGGGGGAAGATAACGGGGTGGCTCGCACCCATTGAAGAAACTGCTCCAACAAAACTTCGGTTTCCCAACGGGGAACCAGGACATCTGGAGTCACCTGAAAATCCATGCCCCAGAATTCCCGGCAGCCGAGGATATAGGCCACGGGTTCTCTAAGAAAACGCCGCTCCACGAAACTTTTAGAAAGGACGATTTCTTCTTCTTTTAATTTGCGTTCCGGCTCTCGGTAAAGGTCCTCTCGGCTTGCGTGCAGCCCTTTAGCCAATAAAACTTCAGCCTCCAGTTGCGGAGATTCTATGCCCGCCTGAGTGAGACGCTCGGCAGACCATTTTAAAAAAGCTTTTGTTGTCCAAG is a genomic window containing:
- the waaF gene encoding lipopolysaccharide heptosyltransferase II, translating into MSEPEEKPLHEQNFHNILLWMPNWIGDVILALPALQSLRAKYPHSRITAVVKAPADQILMAHPAVDTVIQIPSKSKGGYLAGLRFARKLRKYRFDLGIVFPNSIHTAFMMSLAGVKNRLGYNTEGREIFLTHPVSVTSLAKRTAYRVDYFFDLMEPLKLDPDEKKFLPLNKNGEDKFVEEFLSRSGWEKNQLLIVVHPGTSKPQRGWHSERFGILCQKLVKEYPVKIILLGNEKDAGLLAQIRKFSPGHVVPVPPNMDLREVAALLEKSHLFIGNDSGMMHLTSMVGTPLVGIFGPGSSLTSGPYIDKAKQEIVTKNFECSPCRQKFFKECKPSPHNKPYCLEDISVKDVSEAVVRLMKKLEGKKAVGG
- the murA gene encoding UDP-N-acetylglucosamine 1-carboxyvinyltransferase, producing the protein MDKLIIAGGRRLTGQVAISGAKNAVLPILAATLLTAGRNVIEGVPRVRDVTTMIRLLEELGARLESFEGDTLIIDTSGVNNSEAPYELVSTMRASCLVLGPLLSRLGKAKVSLPGGCAIGARPMDLHIKGLQTMGADIELVQGYIHGTAGKGLKGEHIYFDTVTVTGTVNLMMAAVLSEGETVLENAAKEPEVVFLADVLVQSGAKIEGQGTDVITIQGVSGLKPIECRVFPDRIEAGTYMIAAAITGGDVEITNCISQHVEPLIHKLQEAGVCVEISGTSIRVKGGNSFKGVDIKTQPHPGFPTDLQAQMMALMTLADGQSIIVENVFENRFMHAAELRRMGAKITLDGRTAIIKGVGQLSGAPLMATDLRASASLVLAALAAKGESVISRVYHIDRGYEAMENKLVQLGATIRRAR
- the prmC gene encoding peptide chain release factor N(5)-glutamine methyltransferase — translated: MTWTTKAFLKWSAERLTQAGIESPQLEAEVLLAKGLHASREDLYREPERKLKEEEIVLSKSFVERRFLREPVAYILGCREFWGMDFQVTPDVLVPRWETEVLLEQFLQWVRATPLSSPLQILDIGTGSGNIAVVAARELPNAQVTAVDISPPALEVAQTNAWVHGVADRIKFVQGDLFTCDLKGPFHAILSNPPYIEDGEMESLMPDVKNFEPKRALDGGEQGLELYKRILPEALTHLIEGGALFLEVGDQQAPAVRSLFAEYGGYQTPQVTLDYTGVERVVSARKRKNG